The Sphingomonas sanguinis nucleotide sequence CTGGGGAATCCTTGCGGGGTACGCGCGCAGCATCGTGCGTCCGGACCAGACCGGTCCGGCGATGGCGGTCGCGATGGTCGGCGTGCCGCTGGCGCTCTCGCTGGGTGTTCCCCTGGGGACCTTCCTTGGCGGCCTGGTCGGATGGCGCGGATCGTTCCTGATCCTCTCGGTGCTCAGCATCGCGTTGATCGGCTGGATCATCGCCAAAGTGCCCGACGCGCCCGGTCGGTCGGGCGACGATCGTTCCTCGCTGCGCCGAGTGATCGCCACGCCGGGCGTCGTGCCGATCCTGCTCGTCATCCTTGCATGGATGACGGCGCACAACATCCTCTATACCTATATCGCACCGTTCGCGACGGCTGCGGGGGTGCGGATCGATCTGATCCTCCTGGCATTTGGCGTCAGTTCGCTTGCGGGCATCTGGGTGGTCGGGCGACTGGTGGACCGGATGCTGCGCGCGTTAGTACTCCTCGCGATCGGGTCGTTCGCAACGGTCGCGATCCTCCTGACCATCGCTGGCGAACAGGGTTTCGTCGTCTATGTCGCTGCTGTCATTTGGGGGCTTGGGTTCGGGGGAGCCGGGGCCATGATGCAGACGGCGTCGGCGGATGCGGCTGGTGATGGTATAGATCTGGCGCAAGCTATGGTGACGACGGCGTGGAATCTCGCGATCGCGGCCGGCGGGGCACTTGGTGGGGCATTGCTCACTACCGGTGGGACACGGCTACTGCCGCCCGCTGTCGCTGGGCTTGCTCTAATTGCCTTCCTCATCGCGCTGGCCGCACGTCGTTTCGCCTTTCCGCCCGGTTATCGCGCGCCATCAAGCCTTTGACCGCCGGGGAGTAGTCCTCATGACAGCGGGTTCGGAAAGGATTTTAGTTATTTGCGAAAGCGAGCCGCCTGGCAGCACCACTATGGTCGACCTGCATGGGCGGCGTCCGCCCATATCGCGATGAACGAATGGCTGCATGTGGGAGACGGGAAGAATGGCACGAGTGACCGATACTGGGTCCTCGCGGCCGCTAGGCTGCCCGGCCGGTAGCGAGCCATTTCCGGCCATTCTGTGAATCGGCTCGGCATCCCGAAACCGGCCGATCCGCCAACCGTCAGCAGTCCCGTTTCTCCATGTTCAACAGACCGTTTCGGGAAAACGCAATCGGGAACAGATTTCGGGAAGGCCAGCCCGCCGGGCAATTGAGGAAGGCGGGAGTTGCCTGAGCCGTCCCGCTCGACCTTCGTTTGCGGGAAGCGGTACCGGCGTGAGCTGTCGTTGCGAATGGCTCGCTCAGGTTCGCATTCACCCACCGGGCAACTTGCGCGCATCGCGCAATTCAGACGGTCCCATTAGATTTATGTTGATGGTGCGAAAGCCGGTCAGTCGCTTCGATCAATCGGGCGATCGCCATACCGTCATAAGGCTTGGTGAAGAACGTACCGTCACCCGGTAGCTCAGACTTGTGCGGCCGCCCCCTCCCGGACGCAATAATCAGCTGAATATCAGGCCGACGCTCGTGAACCATTCTAGCCAATACCAACCCGTCAAATGGACCGGGCATATGGATATCGGTAAATAGTACGGTAATTTCCGGGTGCTCATCAAGCACACTCAGAGCGTCTTCGCCGCTGTCGGCTTCAATTACCGTAAACCCGACATCCTCGAAAACATCGACGGCATACATGCGGATCAGCGCCTCATCATCGACAACGAGAACGACGGCCGATTGGTGAGGGCTATTCATTATGAGCTAACAGGTCGCGAGTACGATACGTTCCGGATGGAAAAACTTAACCCTCGGAAATCGCTGCCAGAGATGAACGCATCGTCCATTTTACGCCGCTGGCTTGATAATCGATGGCGACCTTGCCGCCGAGATCGCGACCAAGGCTCTGCATCAATCGTGTTCCAAAGCCGGCCCGCGTCGGCTCCGTAACGACAGGTCCGCCATGCTCCTTCCATACCAGTTCGAACGCCGGTTCGGCCTCCTGAACTACGGTCCAACGCAAATCGACATAGCCCTCCGAAACGGACAGGGCGCCATATTTAGTCGCGTTGGTGCCGAGTTCATGGAGCGCCATCGCCAGCGCAAGAGCTGCCCGTGCACTGAACCGGACCTCCGGTCCGGATACGCGAATACGCCGGGAGCGACCGCCCTGAAGCTGGATTGCACCGTCGATGATCGTGTCGATCGGAGCGGCGGACCAGCTCGTCCGTGTGAGCAGATCGTGCGCTTCGCTCAGCACCTGGAGGCGATTGCCAATGGTGTCGCGCGCTTCGGCCGGCGTTGATGCGTTGCGCAGCGACTGGCTGACGATCGCTTGGACGATAGACAGCGTGTTCTTGATGCGGTGCTGAAGTTCGTTGTTGAGCAGCGCACGATGTTCCTCGGCGGCCCGTAGATCGGTCACGTCCCGCACCGTGCCTAGAAAGCGTTTGACGACGCCGACGACCACCGCCCCGATGGCATGGACATGGCGTTGACGCTTTGCTGCGTCGATCGTCCTGAACTCGATGTCGAGTATGCCATCCGTGGTGACCGCTTCGGCGACCGCCGCGCTTACCCACTCCCGATCATCTGGGTGGACATGCCGAATAAAGGAGTGATGAAAGTCGAGCGGCTCATCCGGTGTATGACCAAGCAACTCACGCGTTCGAGCGTCCCATTGCAGGTTGCCTAGCTCAAGCGTCGATTCCCACGTACCCAGATCACCCGCCTCAAGCGCCAGGCGCATCCGGGTTTCGCTTTCCACCAGCGCCAGCTCGGCCAGCTTGCGATCGGTGGTGTCGATCGCGACGCCGGGGAAGTGGGTCGCCTTGCCGCTATCGTCGTATGAGCAGCGCCCCTGTGCCATGACCCAACGCACCGCCCCATCGTGGCGGAGAACACGATACTCTTCAGCGAACTCCCCGGTCTCCTCAATACACCGGCGGATCGCCTCACCAACCCAGTCACGATCGTCAGGATGGATGCCGGCGACGAAGGTCGAAAGGGGCACCCCGCTTTCGCCGAGTTTCGGATCGACGGAGTAGAAGGAGCAGAACTTGGTGTCGGCGCGCAGCGTATCGGTCCGAATGTCCCAGTCCCAGGATCCAACGAAGCCGGCTGCATCCAGTGCTATCTTGAAGCGCTCCTCGATCGCCTTCAGCCGTTCATATTCCAGACGCTGTTCGGTGCGGTCGCGCAGTATCTTGATAAACCCTATCGGACGATCTGCCTCGTCGGTTAACGGCATCATCTCACCATTGGCCCAGAAGCGTTCTCCGCTCTTGCGCAGGTGCCAGCGCTCGTCCTTGCCGCGTCCCCGCGCCAGGGCGGCGCCCATTTCTTTCTCGGGAATGCCATCGCTGCAGTCCTCCGGGGTGAAGAAGCGATGGCATGGCGAACCGCACATCTCTTCCTCGGTCCAGCCCATGATCCGGGCCGCGCCCTCGTTCCAGCTCGTCACCGTGCCGTCGAGTTTCATCGACACGATCGCGTAATCCACCGCGCTGTCGAGAATGAAACCGTGGCGCTGGTCAACCTCGCGGCGCTCGGCCAGCTGCTTGCGTGAGGTCAGCAGGTTCATCACCTGTCGCGATAACCCCGCCAATGCCCGCCTTTGTTCGACGCTCAACTCTCGTGGTTCACGATCCACGACAGCGAGTGCGCCGAGCTTTTCGCCATCGGACGCAAGGAGCGGCGCACCGGCATAGGACCGAAAGCCGGCTTCTCCGATAACAAGCGGATTGCTGGCAAAGCGATCATCGTTCTTCAAATCGGGGATCTCGAACACGCCATCCTGTTCGATGGCATGCGAGCTGATCGACCACTCACGGGGGATGTCGGCCAAGTCCAAGCCGATCGGAGCCTTGAACCATGCACGCTGGTCATCGACCAGCGCTATGAAGGCGATCGGGGTGCCGGCGACCTGTGCCGCAATACGGGTTATGTCATCGAAACCCTGTTCGGCCTTTCCGTCCAGAACGTCATAATCGGTAAGGGTCGCCAAACGACGCCGTTCACCGGAATAGGTGCTGCTACTTTCGCTCATGGTTCCCCGTGCCAGTGCGAAAGCCCCCGCGGCGATCACCGTCTGATTACAAAGCCATATCACGACCTAGCACGATCCAATCGGGTCAGCGAGATACCGCAACCGCCGGTACGACGATTGAGCCCGAGCGGCCTTAGGTGGCGACGTAGGTAGCAGATTGTCTCGAAACACCATCCTATTGGGAATGCCCTGGCCGTCTCAATGGCCGTTCCCTTTTGGGAATGAACTCACGCGTGGGGGGCCAAGGCTTCAATGATCCGACAGTCGGCAACCGTGTTGCGGCTACAGGAGTCGATTAGGGTATCCAGCTCACCCGCCAACGCGGTCAGATCGGCGATCTTGCGCGTAATTGCGTTGCGGTGCTGGTTGGCGATCACGTCGACGGCCATGCAAGATTGGTCACGCCGATCGGCCAGCGCCATCAGCTCCCGCACCTGATCGATCGAGAAGCCCAGATCACGCGCGCGGCGGATGAAAGACAGGCGCCGGAGATGGCTTTCGTCATAGCTTCGGTAATTGCCTGCCGATCGGGCCGGTGCCGGTAGAAGGCCAATCTTCTCGTAATACCGTACCGTCTCGACGTTGGTATCTGTCGCCTTTGCCAGCTTGCCGATTGTCAGATCGCTCATCGCCCTTGACCCTGTAGCCACTACAGGGTCCATATAGGTAGTCGCATCGATTCCACGAAGGGCGACATCAATGGCCTGCAACAGTTGCTGTGCCTCCTCCACTAAAGGCACGACGAACGATCCCCGCTGGCGCCGCGCCCTGTGGATCGCGCTTGGCGTCAACGCTGCGATGTTCGCGATCGAGATCGCGGCCGGGCTGATGGGCGGCTCACGCGCGTTGCAAGCCGATGCGCTCGACTTCCTTGGCGACGCCGCAAACTACGCGATCAGCCTTGGTGTCGCCGGTATGGCGCTCGCCTGGCGCGCCAAAGCAGCGCTGCTCAAGGGCGCTACGCTGGCGCTTCTAGGCCTGTACGTTCTCGGCATCACCATTTGGGGAATATGGCACGGTGCGGTCCCCGAGGCGCATGTCATGGGCTTCGTCGGGATCGCCGCGCTGATCGCCAACGGGGCGGTCGCGCTCATGCTCTACCGCTTTCGCAGCGGCGACGCGAACATGCGCTCGGTCTGGATTTGCTCGCGTAACGACGCGATCGGCAACATCGCAGTCGTCTTTGCCGCCGCAGGCGTGTTCGGGACCGGCACGGCATGGCCCGACCTAATTGTCGCTGGCATCATGGCCGCGCTCGGCATTTCGGGGGGCGTGCAGATTGTCACTGCCGCGAGCCGGGAACTCGCCTCGCCTGAAGCACAGGATTACAGCCGGATCACAGCATGATAAGGGGGCGACGAATGCGCACACTGCTCCCCTTCCTTGCCTGCCTGATGCTGGTGCTGACCGGCTGGTCTGGTGTGGCCCATGCGACGGGGATCGCGGAATCAGTAGAAGCTTCCTCCAGCGAGATGTTTGCGCATGTTGACGGCGATGGCGACCAGGTGCCGGCAGATGCCGACAAAGGCTATCCGCATCACCATGCGAGCTGCCACGGGCATGATGTCGGGACACCGCTCAGCGGCCGTATGACCGTTCCGACAAGGATCACTGAGAATACGTTCGGGGTGCGAACCTTCCCCGCCATTGTATCTCACGACGGCGAACAGGCACTTCGACCGCCGCAGGCCTGACGCAGCGATCGGGTGCGCGACGCGCGCCCAGGTTCGTATTGTCAGGAGCAACATCAATGCATCGCATCATTGCGGCCGTCTTGGCCGCAGGCGCATGTGCCTCATCCGCACATGCGCAGACCAGCCCGCCTACCGGCACAGCGCCGGTTCTTACTCTTAACGACGCGCTGGCTCGGGCTGGAGCCACGTCCCCCGCGCAAGAAGCAGCCGCTGCCGCTATCCGCGCAGCCGAGGCGCAGCGTCGGGTCGCCAATCTTCGACCAAACCCATCGATAGTCGCCGAAACTGAGAACGTCGCGGGATCGGGTATCTACCAGGGTCTTCGATCATCCGAGACGACGGTAGGGCTGGCCTTGCCGCTGGAGCTGGGTGGCAAGCGTAGCGCCAGGGTAGCGGTTGCATCGGCCCAGCTCAGCCGGGCAGCGCTCGATGCAGAGATCGCCCGTGCCGATCTACGGTTACGGGTGACGCAGGCCTATAACCAGGCCAGCGCAGCCGAGCGCCGGCTGGTGATCGCGCGCGGGCAAGTCGGCATCGCCGCTGAAGCGTTGCGAGCCGCCCAGGTTCGGGTGCGCGCTGGACGCGCGTCACCGCTTGAGGAGCAGCGAGCAGATGTTGCCCGGATCGCGGCCGCGGGCGCCGCGGAACGTGCAGCCCGATCGGCGGAGGTCGCATCCAGTAACCTGACGCGCCTCCTGCGCACGCCTGTCACCGCGCTCGACCTAAGCTGGTTCGATCGGGTCGAGGGCGCAGGGCCGCCACGCCCAGTCGCAGCAGGCTCGACCCTGACAGCGGCAGCATCCCGTGCGGACCTGTCGACCGCGAACGCGCAAGTCCGCCTCGCCCGCAGCCAGCGGGTTCCCGATGTAACAGTCAGCGCCAGTGCGCGCCGTCTCGAACAGACGAACGATGTCGCGGCGGTCTTCGGCGTCTCCATCCCTCTTGCCGTGTTCAACCGCGGCCGTGCAGCCGTGGATGTCTCGACAGCCCAGCGCGATCAGGCCGACGCCCTGCGACGTGTGGCACTGCTCGACGCGGAGCAGGCCATCGCCCAGGCACAGGCGGAAGCGACGAACGCCGCCACGACGGCGCGTAACACCAGCGGTCCTGCGCTTGCGGCCGCACAGGAAGCGGCTCGGATCGCGCGCATTGGCTACCGCGAGGGCAAGTTCGGGCAGCTCGACCTTCTCGATGCCGAACGCACCCTTTCCGACACTAGGACGGCCGCGATCGACGCGCTTGCCGCCTACCACGACGCACAGGCGCGCCTTGAGCGGCTGACGACGCCCGCGCCCACAGTCACGGAAGACAATCGATGAAGAAGATCATCCTGGCGTTCGCGCCGCTGACCCTTGCCGCCATGCTCGCGGCATGTGGAGGCCCTGCCAAGACCGACGAAGGTGGAGAGAAGGCGGAGACGGAGAAGGCAGAGGGTGCCGAGAAGCCCGGCGATCCAAACACCGCCGTGCTTTCCGCCCAGCAGATCGCTGATG carries:
- a CDS encoding MFS transporter, translated to MPPSPLPSRVETGSAPRADLPVAALSGLAASGFLCIVTETLPAGLLPQIASGLRISEAIAGQLVAVYAFGSLLAAIPLTSLTQGLSRRAVLLATIFCLVIGNSLTAWAGSVGVILVARFVAGCAAGLAWGILAGYARSIVRPDQTGPAMAVAMVGVPLALSLGVPLGTFLGGLVGWRGSFLILSVLSIALIGWIIAKVPDAPGRSGDDRSSLRRVIATPGVVPILLVILAWMTAHNILYTYIAPFATAAGVRIDLILLAFGVSSLAGIWVVGRLVDRMLRALVLLAIGSFATVAILLTIAGEQGFVVYVAAVIWGLGFGGAGAMMQTASADAAGDGIDLAQAMVTTAWNLAIAAGGALGGALLTTGGTRLLPPAVAGLALIAFLIALAARRFAFPPGYRAPSSL
- a CDS encoding response regulator — encoded protein: MNSPHQSAVVLVVDDEALIRMYAVDVFEDVGFTVIEADSGEDALSVLDEHPEITVLFTDIHMPGPFDGLVLARMVHERRPDIQLIIASGRGRPHKSELPGDGTFFTKPYDGMAIARLIEATDRLSHHQHKSNGTV
- a CDS encoding PAS domain-containing protein, coding for MSESSSTYSGERRRLATLTDYDVLDGKAEQGFDDITRIAAQVAGTPIAFIALVDDQRAWFKAPIGLDLADIPREWSISSHAIEQDGVFEIPDLKNDDRFASNPLVIGEAGFRSYAGAPLLASDGEKLGALAVVDREPRELSVEQRRALAGLSRQVMNLLTSRKQLAERREVDQRHGFILDSAVDYAIVSMKLDGTVTSWNEGAARIMGWTEEEMCGSPCHRFFTPEDCSDGIPEKEMGAALARGRGKDERWHLRKSGERFWANGEMMPLTDEADRPIGFIKILRDRTEQRLEYERLKAIEERFKIALDAAGFVGSWDWDIRTDTLRADTKFCSFYSVDPKLGESGVPLSTFVAGIHPDDRDWVGEAIRRCIEETGEFAEEYRVLRHDGAVRWVMAQGRCSYDDSGKATHFPGVAIDTTDRKLAELALVESETRMRLALEAGDLGTWESTLELGNLQWDARTRELLGHTPDEPLDFHHSFIRHVHPDDREWVSAAVAEAVTTDGILDIEFRTIDAAKRQRHVHAIGAVVVGVVKRFLGTVRDVTDLRAAEEHRALLNNELQHRIKNTLSIVQAIVSQSLRNASTPAEARDTIGNRLQVLSEAHDLLTRTSWSAAPIDTIIDGAIQLQGGRSRRIRVSGPEVRFSARAALALAMALHELGTNATKYGALSVSEGYVDLRWTVVQEAEPAFELVWKEHGGPVVTEPTRAGFGTRLMQSLGRDLGGKVAIDYQASGVKWTMRSSLAAISEG
- a CDS encoding MerR family transcriptional regulator, with product MSDLTIGKLAKATDTNVETVRYYEKIGLLPAPARSAGNYRSYDESHLRRLSFIRRARDLGFSIDQVRELMALADRRDQSCMAVDVIANQHRNAITRKIADLTALAGELDTLIDSCSRNTVADCRIIEALAPHA
- a CDS encoding cation transporter; protein product: MACNSCCASSTKGTTNDPRWRRALWIALGVNAAMFAIEIAAGLMGGSRALQADALDFLGDAANYAISLGVAGMALAWRAKAALLKGATLALLGLYVLGITIWGIWHGAVPEAHVMGFVGIAALIANGAVALMLYRFRSGDANMRSVWICSRNDAIGNIAVVFAAAGVFGTGTAWPDLIVAGIMAALGISGGVQIVTAASRELASPEAQDYSRITA
- a CDS encoding TolC family protein, coding for MHRIIAAVLAAGACASSAHAQTSPPTGTAPVLTLNDALARAGATSPAQEAAAAAIRAAEAQRRVANLRPNPSIVAETENVAGSGIYQGLRSSETTVGLALPLELGGKRSARVAVASAQLSRAALDAEIARADLRLRVTQAYNQASAAERRLVIARGQVGIAAEALRAAQVRVRAGRASPLEEQRADVARIAAAGAAERAARSAEVASSNLTRLLRTPVTALDLSWFDRVEGAGPPRPVAAGSTLTAAASRADLSTANAQVRLARSQRVPDVTVSASARRLEQTNDVAAVFGVSIPLAVFNRGRAAVDVSTAQRDQADALRRVALLDAEQAIAQAQAEATNAATTARNTSGPALAAAQEAARIARIGYREGKFGQLDLLDAERTLSDTRTAAIDALAAYHDAQARLERLTTPAPTVTEDNR